One region of Flavobacterium sp. KACC 22763 genomic DNA includes:
- a CDS encoding Ig-like domain-containing protein, which translates to MKNIKLAIFFFLFSVLSFNFSNANENTKTFNKKNAHFSKHSVNSKIKKQKKSSVVIDPPKLIAKGDQPYCPQTSINIVTDFRIDHDIAENGTQVLYIQISSGYSNGFDRLELTNPSLHPNILTSWDSTSGKLRLSGTTAADIPYDDFVSAVKDVVFTNSSATANGTRTFSITIGQANYLPSTGHYYLFIPNIGVTWTNARDLAASSTYYGLQGYLATILSADEAKLIGEQASGTGWIGGSDAETEGIWKWVTGPEAGTIFWRGNANGSTPNYAFWNTGEPNQQGDEDYAHITQPGVGIRGSWNDLSNTGSLTSGDPYQPKGYIVEYGGMPGEVPLEIAASTKITIPEAITSIDPTPVCDSGSFTFNATATAGATIRWFDALVGGNLLATGSTYTTSPITATTTYYVDAGCESNRKSVKATVNTTPATPIAEKDTYTNCGAGSLTIKATSNIGTINWFTSPTDGTSVFTGTTFTTPTISSNTTYYAEASNNGCKNTTRTPINIVINTPPAVTDETLPLCQFKSITLDAGISGMSYLWSNANEATQQITVTKGGKYTVVVTSPENCSSTKTIIVEEHMIPQIARVDVEGTRVIIYPVKAEDYFEYSVDDVYYQDSTVFYDVPGGLQTAYVREKNRCGGTTKQFVVLVFPPFFTPNNDTYNDIWEVTGMENYPQAVVTIFDRYGKLVAQLSRFKMSWDGTLNQVPLPASDYWYALKVDDSMPVLRGHFTLKR; encoded by the coding sequence ATGAAGAATATCAAATTAGCAATCTTTTTCTTTTTATTTTCTGTTTTAAGTTTTAATTTTTCTAATGCGAATGAAAATACAAAAACTTTTAACAAAAAGAATGCACACTTCTCAAAACATAGCGTAAATTCAAAAATAAAAAAACAAAAGAAAAGCAGTGTCGTAATTGATCCTCCAAAGCTTATTGCGAAGGGAGATCAACCTTACTGTCCACAGACATCAATCAACATTGTAACCGACTTTAGAATTGATCATGATATTGCCGAAAACGGAACACAAGTACTTTACATCCAAATTTCGTCTGGTTATTCAAATGGTTTTGATCGATTAGAACTAACAAATCCGAGCTTGCATCCTAATATTCTAACCAGTTGGGACTCTACATCTGGAAAACTAAGATTATCAGGAACAACTGCCGCTGACATTCCTTATGATGATTTTGTCTCAGCAGTAAAAGATGTTGTATTTACTAATTCTTCTGCAACAGCTAACGGAACAAGAACATTTTCCATTACAATTGGACAAGCTAATTATCTGCCTTCTACTGGACATTATTATCTCTTTATTCCAAATATAGGTGTTACTTGGACAAATGCACGAGATTTAGCTGCATCTAGTACTTATTATGGCCTTCAAGGTTATTTAGCAACAATTCTATCTGCCGATGAAGCAAAATTAATTGGCGAGCAAGCTTCTGGAACTGGATGGATTGGCGGAAGTGATGCAGAAACTGAAGGTATTTGGAAATGGGTTACTGGTCCAGAAGCAGGAACTATTTTTTGGAGAGGAAATGCAAATGGCTCGACACCAAATTATGCTTTTTGGAACACAGGCGAACCAAATCAGCAAGGTGATGAAGATTATGCACACATTACGCAACCAGGTGTTGGAATAAGAGGTTCTTGGAATGATTTATCAAATACAGGATCACTTACCTCTGGAGATCCTTATCAGCCGAAAGGATATATTGTAGAATATGGTGGAATGCCAGGCGAAGTTCCGCTAGAAATTGCTGCTAGCACCAAAATCACTATCCCAGAAGCAATAACCTCTATTGATCCAACTCCAGTTTGCGATTCTGGAAGTTTCACCTTTAATGCAACTGCGACAGCTGGAGCAACAATTCGATGGTTTGACGCTCTTGTTGGCGGAAATTTATTAGCAACAGGTTCAACTTATACTACATCACCAATAACCGCAACTACAACTTATTATGTTGATGCGGGCTGCGAATCTAATCGCAAGTCAGTAAAAGCAACTGTAAATACAACTCCCGCAACTCCAATAGCAGAAAAAGATACTTATACTAATTGTGGTGCGGGATCTTTAACAATTAAAGCAACTTCAAATATTGGAACAATAAACTGGTTTACTTCTCCAACTGACGGAACAAGTGTTTTTACAGGAACAACTTTTACAACTCCAACAATTTCATCCAATACAACTTACTATGCCGAGGCATCAAATAATGGATGCAAAAATACAACTAGAACCCCTATAAACATTGTAATTAACACACCTCCAGCTGTTACAGACGAAACTTTGCCTTTGTGCCAGTTCAAGTCTATTACATTAGACGCAGGAATTTCTGGAATGAGTTATTTATGGTCAAATGCCAATGAAGCTACACAACAAATTACGGTTACTAAAGGAGGCAAATATACGGTCGTTGTTACAAGTCCCGAAAACTGTTCGAGTACAAAAACAATTATAGTTGAGGAACATATGATTCCTCAAATTGCACGCGTTGATGTCGAAGGAACGAGAGTCATTATTTATCCCGTGAAAGCAGAAGATTATTTTGAGTATTCTGTTGATGATGTCTATTACCAAGATTCTACAGTTTTTTACGATGTTCCTGGTGGATTGCAAACTGCTTATGTGAGAGAAAAAAACAGATGCGGTGGAACTACCAAACAATTTGTAGTGCTTGTTTTCCCTCCATTTTTTACACCAAACAATGATACATACAACGATATCTGGGAAGTAACTGGAATGGAAAATTATCCACAGGCTGTAGTGACCATTTTTGATCGATACGGAAAATTAGTCGCGCAGTTAAGCCGTTTCAAAATGAGCTGGGATGGCACTTTAAATCAAGTTCCGCTTCCTGCTTCAGATTATTGGTATGCTTTAAAAGTAGATGATTCAATGCCTGTTTTAAGAGGACATTTTACATTAAAAAGATGA
- a CDS encoding DUF1573 domain-containing protein: MKKIILFAMLAVAGITATNAQTTKKAKAAKVAKVEGAGMLFETETIDYGTIAHNADGKREFVFVNNGTKPLIITNTQGSCGCTVPTTPKEPIAPGAKGVIGVKYATDRVGAFTKTVTVTSNAEGQPTKILTIKGTVLPDPVKS, translated from the coding sequence ATGAAAAAAATAATTTTATTCGCTATGTTGGCTGTTGCTGGTATCACGGCTACAAATGCACAAACAACTAAAAAAGCTAAAGCTGCTAAAGTTGCTAAAGTTGAAGGAGCAGGAATGCTTTTCGAAACTGAAACTATTGACTACGGAACTATCGCTCACAATGCAGATGGAAAACGTGAGTTCGTTTTTGTTAACAATGGTACAAAACCATTAATCATTACAAACACTCAAGGATCTTGCGGATGTACTGTTCCAACTACTCCAAAAGAACCAATCGCTCCAGGAGCTAAAGGTGTTATTGGTGTAAAATATGCTACTGACAGAGTTGGTGCTTTTACAAAAACTGTAACTGTTACATCTAACGCTGAAGGACAACCAACAAAAATCCTTACTATTAAAGGTACTGTTTTACCAGATCCAGTAAAAAGCTAA
- a CDS encoding RNA methyltransferase produces MRKLENSELDRKSIEDFKKSEKTPLILVLDDIRSLHNIGSVFRTADAFLIEKIILCGITATPPNKEIHKTALGATETVAWEHHENVLEVIENLKKENVLTMAIEQVESAIFLQDFKVEKNQKYALVFGNEVYGVSQEAVAICDGCIEIPQLGTKHSLNISVSAGIVVWDLFQKINWPE; encoded by the coding sequence ATGAGAAAACTCGAAAACAGCGAACTAGACCGTAAATCAATTGAAGATTTTAAAAAATCGGAGAAAACCCCTTTAATATTAGTTTTAGACGATATTAGAAGCCTGCACAATATTGGTTCTGTTTTTAGAACAGCTGATGCGTTTTTGATTGAAAAAATAATTTTATGCGGTATTACTGCAACTCCTCCAAACAAAGAAATTCACAAAACGGCTCTTGGTGCAACAGAAACTGTTGCTTGGGAACATCATGAGAATGTTTTGGAAGTGATTGAAAATTTAAAGAAAGAAAATGTTTTGACTATGGCTATTGAGCAAGTTGAAAGTGCGATTTTTCTTCAAGATTTTAAAGTTGAAAAAAATCAGAAATATGCTTTGGTTTTTGGAAATGAGGTTTATGGCGTATCACAAGAAGCTGTTGCAATCTGCGACGGATGTATTGAAATTCCTCAGCTAGGAACAAAACACTCTCTTAACATTTCTGTAAGTGCCGGAATTGTGGTTTGGGATTTATTTCAAAAAATAAATTGGCCTGAATAA